The bacterium region GGTGGGCGGGATGGAGACGCAGGAGAAGGCCAATTCCCAGCCGGGCCCGCGTTTCGTTCCGCTCCCTGGCAAGCGGCAGCGCGAGGCGGTCGCGTTCCTCAACGAGCACGCGTTCTCCACGCCGCATTTCCTGCTCGACCCGGCGATCCTCCGGCGGATCGAGCCGGACGGCGCGCTGTCGCGGATCCGCTCGCGGCAGGCGTCGATCCTGTCGGAGCTGCTGGACAACGCGCGTATGCTCCGGCTGATCGAGTTCGAAGCGCTGGCGACCCGGGGTGCGGACGTCTACCCGCTCGCCGACATGCTCCGGGACGTGCGGCGCGGCCTGTTCCGCGAGCTCGGCGGCGAGCAGGTGAGGATCGACCCGTTCCGGCGCAACCTCCAGTTCGCCTACCTGGAGGAAGTCGGGAACAAGCTGAAGCCGGGCTCGGGTTCGAGCGCCTCGTCCAGCTCGGGCGGGCCGCGTGTCCCGGTGCCGGATGAGGCGAAGGCCCTGCTCCGCGCGGAGCTGGCGGACCTGCGCGCGGACGTGCGGCGTGCGATCCCACGCGCCGCCGACCGCGTCACCCGGGCGCACCTGCAAGAGGTCGAACACCGGATCGCCACGCTGCTCGATCCGGACGGCCGGTAGGGCGAGCGGGAGGCGGTCTGGCCGCCTCCCGCTCTTGGTTTCATCTCCGACCGAGGTGGAAGAAGAGTGAGACGCAACGCCTGGATCGGCGGCATCGCCACCGCCCTCGCCGCCTTCGTCTGCTACGCCTGCGCTGTCGGGCCGGAGCCCCGGGGCCCCGTGCCCGGCGGTGACGATCCGCTCGGAGCGGAGAACCTCGAGAACCTGCTCCGCGCCTTTGCGCACGACTCGATGCTCGGGCGGCAGCCGGGGACGCCAGGCGAGCGCAAGGCCACGGCGTTCCTGGCCGCCGAACTCGAGAGGCTGGGGCTGGTCCCCGCGGGTGAGAACGGGACGTACTTCCAGGAGGTCCCTCTGATCCGCCGGACGGTGGACGAGGCGGCCACGACGTTCTCGGTCGACGGCGAGCCGCTCGCGTTCGGCGTCGACTTCCTCCCCGCCCTCGGGTTCGAGCCCGTGCGGGAGTTCGACGGCGCCCAGGCCGTCTACGGCGGCGTCCTGGGGCTGGACCGCGACAGACTGGAGGCGGAGGATGTCGCCGGTCGCGTCGTCGTCTTCACGCCGGCCCAGGTGGGCGGCGGCATCGTCACGCGCCCGGTCCGGCTGAACGCGAGCGGCCCGCTGGCCGGGGCGGCGGCCATCGTCGTCGTGAGTGGCCAGGAGATCTCCCCCCAGGCCGTGGAGCTGACCCGTCGCGGCACCCGCCCGCGGCTCCCCGCAGGGCGGGCGCAGGCGGAGCCGACGACGGTCCTGGTCACGCGCCGCGTCGCCGAGCGGCTCTTCGGCCGGCCGATCGAGCAGCTCGAGATCGGGCAGAGAGGAGGGCGTGTCGGCGGGCGGATCGTCTATCGCGACGAGGCGGTGCCGGCGCGCAACGTCGTCGCCATCCTCCCCGGGGCCGATCCCGCGCGACGGGGCCAGTACGTGGCGATCGGCGCGCACAGCGATCACGTCGGCACCCGCAGCCCCGTGGACCACGACTCGGTCCGGGCCTACAACGCGGCGCTGGAGGCGCTCCAGGCACGGCTCGGGCGGCGCCCGACGGAGGCGGAGCGCGCCGCGATCCGGGTCAACGTGGACAGCCTGCGCGCCCTGCGGCCCGCGCGGGCCGACAGCGTGTTCAACGGCGCGGACGACGACGGCTCGGGCTCCGTCTCCGTGCTGGCCATCGCCCAGGCGCTGGCGGCGGCCCGGGAGAAGCCCGCGCGGTCGATCCTCTTCATCTGGCACACGGCCGAGGAGATCGGCCTGCTCGGGTCCCGCTGGTTCACCGATCACCCCACGGTGCCGCGCGACTCCATCGTCGCCTACCTCAACCTGGACATGGTGGGGCGTGGCGGAGCGGCCGACATCCCGGGCGGCGGTCCGACGTACCTCCAGCTCGTCGGCTCTCGCCGTCTCTCGACCCAGCTCGGCGACCTGGTCGAGGAGGCGAACGCCGCGCTCGACGTGCCCTTCGACTTCGACTACTCCTTCGACGCCGACGGGCACCCCGAGCGGATCTACTGCCGGAGCGACCACTGGAACTACGCGCGCTACGGGATCCCGATCGTCTTCTTCACCACCGGGCTCCACAAGGACTACCACCAGGTGACCGACGAGCCCGATTACATCGACTACCCGCACATGGCACGGGTCGCGCGGCTGGTGCACGACCTGGCGCTCCGGATCGCGAACCTGGAGCACCGGATCGTGGTGGACCGGCCGGTCCCGGGCCCGGCCGCGGAGTGCCGCCAGTAGGCGCGCCGGCGCGGCGCCCGCCCCACCGCCTCCTGGGTTGGCCTCGACCGCTATTCTCCTGCCCCATCCCCTTGCCCATACTCCCCGCGCACACCGCTGCGGCGCGCAGGGGGCAACGGGGGATGGCCGCCGCGGATCGGGACACTCAACCCAGGAGGCGGACGATGAGTCGCTCGGTCAACAAGGTGATCCTGGTGGGGAACGTGGGTCGGGACCCGGACGTCCAGATGACGGCGTCCGGGACGAAGGTGGCGCACCTGTCGCTGGCGACGAGCCGGCGCGTGCCACGCAACGGCGGCTACGAGGAGCGCACGGAGTGGCACCGCCTCACGCTCTGGGACCGGCTGGCGGAGCTGGCCGAGAACCACATCCGCAAGGGCGACCGGCTGTACGTCGAGGGGCGGATGGAGTACGACAGCTACGAGAAGAACGGCGTCACCATCCCGACGGCGGAGGTCGCCGTGCGCGAGCTCGTGCTCCTCAGCGCGCCGCGCGGGGCGCCGGACCTCGAGGGGGCCGAGGTCGGCGCCGACGACGCGGCAGCAGACGACGACGGCTGAGCCGCGGCGTCCGCTCTCACAGGAAATCGTGCAGGTCCGGCCGCACGGACAGGATCACCTGCCACCGGCCGTCGTTGAGGCCACGGGCGAGGTCGATCCGCAGGATGTCGTAGATCAGGCCAAAGCCGGCGCCGACGGCGGTGCGGAGGCCGCCGGTCGGGGCGACGTCCCAGCCGGCCGGGATCGAGGCCGCGTCGACGTCCGCCCAGCCGAGGGCGCCGATGGCGCGCAGGCGGACCCACGGGCCGATCAACGCGTGCGAGGCCTCCACATCGGCGAGGACGTACCGGTCGCCGATGAAGCCGCGATACCGGTAGCCCGGCAGGGTGCCGGGGCCGCCGACCAGGAACAGCCGCTGCGCGGGCGGCGCGCCGAAGGCGAGGCCGGCCGAGACCCTGCCGCGGACTTCGGCCCGCCGGCCGGCGGAGCGCCGGAACCACTCCAGCTCGGCGCCCGGCCGGCCGTACGGGTCGCCCTCGAAGGCGCCGGCCTCGAGCCACGCCGCCCCGCGCCAGCCGGCGCCCGCCTCGATCGGGACGGCGCGGGTAAGGGCGAGGCGGCCGGAAACCAGCGTGCCCTCGTCCACGGGCAGCACGGGCCGGAACGCCGCGGAGTCCTCGAACAGCGTACGGTGCTGCGCCAGCCTTGCGCTGTGGTGCTCCTCCGCCGCGACATCGAGCCGCAGCCCCCAGGGGCCGGCCAGAGGCCGCTCCGCGGTGAACCCGGCGCCCGTCGCGTAGTACGGGTCCAGGTAATCCTCGCCCGCGATGCCGGCGGTCAACGTGTTGAGGGCGCCGGGCGCGCCGGCCCGCGGCCCGAGGTCCCGCAGCGCGTGGGTGTACCCGCTCAGCCGCAGCGCCGTCCGACCCACGTCGGCGCGCACGCCAGCCGATCCAGAGACACGGCCCGTCGCGGTGGCGTACCCGCCCGCCAGCTCCAACCCGGCCGCCGACGTGAGGGCGTAGCTCACGCCGGCGCCCAGGAACACGCCTTCGGCCCGGTCGAACCGCCCGACGCCGGAGGCGCCCGGCAGCAGGAGGCGGAGCCGCGGCAGGCCGCTCAGCCGCTGTCCGCCGACGAGGCGCAGGGCCTCCCGCCGCAGCGCGCCGAGGTCCGGCGCACGCCCCGCCGCCTCCGCGAGCCCCTCCTCGTCGAGGCCGTCGAACAGCCCGGCCTCGAACGCATGCGCCTTCCGCATCGGCTCCGGGAGCGCGACCACCGGCGGGCCGCGGAAGAACGCGTCCGGGAGGTCCTGGTTGAACCGATAGTCGCCGATGCGCATGACGCCGCGGATCACGCCGCCCACCGGGAAGTCCAGCAGCGGCGCCTGCCGCCGGATCTCGATCCGCTGCTCGTGCGGCAGCCAGTACCGCCCGTTCCAAAGCCCGTTGTCCAGCGCGACATGGATGTAGTCCAGCCGCCGATCCACGTAGGACGCCGGCGTGAACGTGAAGCTCATCCGCACGATCGCCGCGGTGGCGCGGTCCAGGAAGATCGAGCCGATCAGGGCGGGCCGGTCCAGGTTCCGCGGCCGGACCTCGACCTCGTAGACCCGCACCGGCTCCGACGCGCCCGGGAGGTACAGCGACAGGGAGTCGGCCAGCCGGAACTGGTAGACCGTGTCCGAGCCCGGTGCCGCCGGGTGCGGCACGTCCTGCACCTCGTCGCCGTCGCCCAGCCGGATCACGTCGCCGAACTCGTTCTGCACCACCGTGAGGTGGTCCAGGTGGTAGTAGATCCGCGCGGGCAGCCGCTTCTCGTCCCGCAGCCCGACGATCCGCTGCTTGGTCCGGTTCGGCGCCGCCCAGAACACGTCCAGCGCCACCTGGTCCACCTTGACCAGCGTCCGCTCGTCCGAGTCCTGCCGGTCCAGGTAGAAGTAGACGTATCCGTTGGCCCGGGCCTGGTAGTTCCGGAGCGCGGAGTCGCCCCTCGGCAGCTGTCGCCGCAGCCGGGCCGCCTCCATCAGCTCCAGGACGCGCGGCGCGTCCCAGCCCTCCGGGTCCTGGGCCCCTGCCGGCGCTGGCGCGAGGAGCAGCGCCGCCGTCAGCCACAGAGAGAGCGATCGGCCCCTCATAGGGCTACCGGCCAGCGGCGAGGCCGGGTGCACGGCGCGGCGATCGGGGCGGCGGGACGCGTCGGCGTGACGTGACGAGTATCGGGCATGAGACCTACGGCGCGGGTGCGCATCACTCGGGAGAAGCGCGCGTCTACTACCGTGGCTGCGGGAGGGTGGTTCCGGAAGGGTGCCAGACGGCGCGCTGGCCGCCGGGGCGACCGGCGGTGTGCCGCCGGCGGGCGGGATCCCGAGAGCGGGCCGGCGATCTCTTGCCGGTCGCCGGCGACGCGCGGTGCAGCGCCCCCGTGCACAGAACGAAGCCGGGGCCCCGATCCGAGGGGCCCCGGCGCGATCGGCGGGTCGTTTCCGGCGGTCCACCCACGCCTCCGCAGGCCTCTGGTCCGGGAGGTCGCCGCCGCGAGGCCTGCAGGCGGCGCGGGGAAGCCGCCGCGCGGCGTCGTCCTAGTTCGAGCTCCAGAACGCGGCGAGCGCCTCGCCGTCCGGGCTCTCGCGCAGCTTCTCGAACGCGCGGTTGCGGATCTGGCGGATGCGCTCGCGGGTGACGCCGAGCAGCGAGCCGATCTCCTCGAGCGTCCGCTCCTCGCCGTCGTCCAGGCCGTAGTAGAGGTAGAGGATCTTGCGCTCGCGCTCCGTCAGGTACTTCTGGAACATCTTGTCCAGGAACTCGCGCCGCGCCTGCGCCTCGACGGCTTCCTCGATGTCCTCGCTCTCGACGCCGGCGAAGCGCTCGCCGAACGAGGCGCTGTCCCGGTCGCCCCGGTCCACCGGCGCATCCAGCGAGAGCTCGGAGGCGGCGACCCGCCGCAGCGCGCGGATCGTCTCCACCGGCTCGCCCATCTCATCGGCGATCTCCTGGTCCGTCGGCGAACGGCCCAGGAGCTGGGTGAGCGCGGTCTCGGTCCGGGCGAGCTTGACGAGGTTCGAGTTCTGGTTGAGCGGGATGCGCACCGAGCGCGTCTGCTCGGCCAGCGCCTGGAGCACGGTCTGACGGATCCACCAGACCGCGTAGGAGATGAACTTGACCCCCTTGTCCGGGTCGAACTTCTTGACCGCCTTGAGCAGGCCTTCGTTGCCGACGCAGACCAGTTCGGCCAGGCCGAGTCCACGGCCCTGGTACTTCTTCACGTAGGAGATGACGAAGCGGAGGTTCGCCGTCACCAGGCGTTCAGCCGCTTCCCTGTCACCCGCCCGGGCTCTCCGGGCCAGTTCTCTCTCTTCTTCCGGGTCCTCGATGAGCGGATATTTCTCGACGTCGTAGAGGTATTGGTCGAAAGAGTCCAGCGCGCGGGAGCTCAGAAACATAGGTCGCGACGTCCTGGATAGGTGGCAGCGACAAAAAAACAGCGAGGTCCCGAATCGCTTCCGATTCCTCGCTGTTTTCCCTCAGGCGGGGAAACCCAACGGATCAGGCTGGAACCCGATCCTCGCCTCGGTCATGCCTACCACGGTCCTCCGCATAGATCGGCTTAATATAAGAACGCAACGGCCATGTGTCAAAGGTTGCGGCGGCCGTGTGTCGAGATTCGAGCGGATCGAGGTACCCGGCGAGGCGAGTCGGGGTTCCATGCGTGTGTAAATCGTGTTTTTTCCAACGGATTCCGTCATCTGCCACGCTGGCAGGGGTGAGGGGTAAGGCGGCTGGGGGACCGGGGCGGGGGCGCCGGGGCGTCAGCCCCTGCCCCGGAGCTCGTCCAAGGTGGCGACGGCGCGGCGGAGGTGAGGGATCACGATGGAGCCGCCCACCACGAGGCCGACGGAGAACGCCTCGAAGAGCTGCTCGTCGGTGAAGCCCAGCTCGGTGCAGCGGACGAGGTGGTACGTGATGCAGTCGTCGCAGCGGAGGACGAGGGATGCGACGAGGCCGAGGAGCTCCTTGGTCCTGGCGTCGAGGGCCCCGTCCTCGTAGACGCGGGCGTCGAGGGCCCAGAAGCGGCGGATCTCGAGGTTGCCCTGCTCGAGGATGCGCTGGTTGAGCTTCTCGCGGAAGCTGTGGAACTGTTCGAGACTCATGGAGCCGTCGTGTTGAGGTCGGCGATGGCGAGCTCGAGCGGCGGGCCGTCCTTGAGCAGGTAGAGGGTACAGCGGCGGCCCGGGGTATCGAGCTCGACGACGTCGGTGAGGACGCCGCTGCGCACCCGGGCCACGGCGGCGCGCGGCAGCGGGGCGACGCGAGGGCGGAGCAGCGTCCTGTAGAGGAAGACGGGCCCGTCTGCGGTGACGACGAGCCAGCCGTTGCGGTAAGCGCCGAGGCCGTCGAGGCCGCTGACGGCGGCGCGGGTGGCGCGCGGCGCTGGCGCGGCGAGGTCCGGGGGGCCGAGCAGGGACCGCATGCGTGCGGGCAGCTCATCGCGTTCGCGCCAGCGGCCCGGGGCGATGAAGCGGTGGCCGCGGGCGTGCAGCGCCCGGATCCCCAGGACGAACGCGCGCCAGAGTCGCGGGCCGACGAGGACCGCCACGCCGATCCAGCCGCCGGCCAGCACGAGGGCGGCGGCCGGGTAGCGGATCGCCAGGATGGCGAGGCCGATGGCGAGGGCGTCCTCGGCGACGCTGATCGCGGGCCCGGCGCGGCCGAGCGAGGAAGCATGGATCGCGAGCCGGAGGCCCGCCTTGGTGCCGTGGGCGATGAACGCGGCGGCGCCGGCGAGGGTGGCGCCGCCGATCCGCGCCTCGATGGGGAGCCCGCCGAGCAGCCCCATGCCGAGGAGAGCTGCGGCGGGTGGGCGGATGAAGGTGTGGAGCGTGTCCCAGATCGAGTCCACGTAGCGGATCTTGTCCACGAAGAACTCGACCAGGAAGAGCAGGGTGGCCGTCGCGACGAGGAGCCAGTTGCCGAGCCCCGCGAGCTCGGGCGGCAGTGCGGGAATCCAGCCCAGGCGCGCGGCGAGGCCGATCGCCGCCACGGTGGCGTAGAGGTTCAGCCCGGTGGCGAAGGAGATCCCGAGGAGCTGTCCGAGCGGGATGAGCCACCCGCTCATGGCTCGGCTGACGGCGCCGCGCCGCACGCGGCTGCGGGGGCGGGAAACAACACGTTCACGGCCATCGCGAACGAAGGTAGCGCGGCGGCGCGAGAGGCCGCAAGCGCTGAACGCGCATAGCGCCTCGTGCGCGTCGAGCGCGAGAGGCGTCCCGCGCGGCGAGCTTGGGGGACGCGAGCGCCGGAGGAGAGAGGCGTCGCACGCGCCGAACGTGATTCGAGGCCCGACCGGTGTGCCGGCCGAGCCTCGAATCGGTCGTGGATCCTACCGGGCGCGTGGTTAGCCGCGCACCTTCCGGACCTCCTCGAGGCGGCGGAGCGGCTGGAAAACGCAGTTGATGTCGACCGCGACATACACGACGTCGAGGTCGTTCACCACGTCGCGGAGCTCCGCATCGCGCTCGAGCATGTCATCCAGCTCGGCCATGCCGTTCAGCCGGGCGCGGACCGCAGCGACGTCGTCCGCATCGGCGTACACGGGCAGGCCGTTCACGCGGCCGAGCAGCACCAGGTCATCCGGATCGATGATCCGCGTGCCGCCGAACGTCACCCACTCGTAGCGCTGCCCCATGACCGTGAAGGACAGCGGCTGACCCGT contains the following coding sequences:
- a CDS encoding single-stranded DNA-binding protein, giving the protein MAAADRDTQPRRRTMSRSVNKVILVGNVGRDPDVQMTASGTKVAHLSLATSRRVPRNGGYEERTEWHRLTLWDRLAELAENHIRKGDRLYVEGRMEYDSYEKNGVTIPTAEVAVRELVLLSAPRGAPDLEGAEVGADDAAADDDG
- a CDS encoding carboxymuconolactone decarboxylase family protein; the encoded protein is MSLEQFHSFREKLNQRILEQGNLEIRRFWALDARVYEDGALDARTKELLGLVASLVLRCDDCITYHLVRCTELGFTDEQLFEAFSVGLVVGGSIVIPHLRRAVATLDELRGRG
- a CDS encoding RNA polymerase subunit sigma, which produces MFLSSRALDSFDQYLYDVEKYPLIEDPEEERELARRARAGDREAAERLVTANLRFVISYVKKYQGRGLGLAELVCVGNEGLLKAVKKFDPDKGVKFISYAVWWIRQTVLQALAEQTRSVRIPLNQNSNLVKLARTETALTQLLGRSPTDQEIADEMGEPVETIRALRRVAASELSLDAPVDRGDRDSASFGERFAGVESEDIEEAVEAQARREFLDKMFQKYLTERERKILYLYYGLDDGEERTLEEIGSLLGVTRERIRQIRNRAFEKLRESPDGEALAAFWSSN